From Deinococcus aquaticus, one genomic window encodes:
- the xpt gene encoding xanthine phosphoribosyltransferase, producing the protein MQALVDAIRQQGEVLPGGILKVDGLVNHQLLPHLTREMGEVFAAHFAPLNPGKIVTIEVSGIAPAIATAMVLGVPMVYARKKKPVTMKEPAFTAQSVSRTKGGVVDLFISSEFLGAGDRVVVIDDFLASGGTLRALAGMIEVSGAQLLGIGCVVEKQFEEGRAKLADLNVPIHTLANIVRMSEADGIEVEAGR; encoded by the coding sequence ATGCAGGCACTCGTGGACGCGATTCGGCAGCAGGGCGAGGTTCTTCCCGGCGGGATTCTCAAGGTGGACGGACTGGTGAACCACCAGCTCCTGCCGCACCTGACGCGCGAGATGGGCGAGGTGTTCGCCGCGCACTTCGCGCCGCTGAACCCGGGCAAGATCGTGACCATCGAGGTCAGCGGGATCGCGCCCGCCATCGCCACGGCCATGGTGCTGGGCGTTCCGATGGTGTACGCCCGCAAGAAGAAACCCGTCACCATGAAAGAACCTGCGTTCACCGCGCAGTCCGTCAGCCGCACCAAGGGCGGCGTGGTAGACCTGTTTATCAGCAGCGAGTTCCTGGGGGCCGGGGACCGCGTGGTCGTCATTGACGACTTCCTGGCGTCCGGCGGCACGCTGCGGGCGCTGGCGGGCATGATCGAGGTCAGTGGCGCCCAGCTGCTGGGAATCGGCTGCGTCGTGGAAAAGCAGTTCGAGGAGGGCCGCGCCAAACTCGCGGACCTGAACGTCCCCATTCACACCCTGGCAAATATCGTCCGCATGAGCGAGGCGGACGGCATCGAGGTCGAAGCGGGGCGGTAA
- a CDS encoding potassium channel family protein — MKSKQCLVIGLGRFGTAVATTLYEMGHEVIAVDQHEENVERVMNLVTHAAILDASDERALRTLGVADFDVVVVAIGTDVQANILATMNAKSLGAPYVVCKAIDEMARRVLERIGADLVIRPEHDMGVRLARQIATPNIVDTLDLGSDYAVVEIEANERLKGTLRDLNLTGRFGVQVIAMSRAGKIEVTPGAEDELRPHDKLVLIGTTHALDELRRYLGE, encoded by the coding sequence ATGAAAAGCAAACAATGCCTGGTGATCGGACTCGGCCGCTTCGGAACGGCGGTCGCCACGACCCTCTACGAGATGGGCCACGAGGTCATCGCCGTCGATCAGCACGAGGAGAACGTTGAGCGGGTCATGAACCTCGTCACGCACGCCGCCATCCTGGACGCCAGCGACGAACGCGCCCTGCGGACCCTGGGCGTCGCGGACTTCGACGTGGTCGTGGTCGCCATCGGCACGGACGTGCAGGCGAACATCCTGGCCACCATGAACGCCAAGAGCCTCGGCGCGCCGTACGTGGTGTGCAAGGCCATCGACGAGATGGCCCGCCGCGTACTGGAACGCATCGGCGCGGACCTCGTCATCCGGCCCGAGCATGACATGGGCGTGCGCCTGGCGCGGCAGATCGCCACGCCGAACATCGTGGACACCCTGGACCTGGGCAGCGATTACGCCGTCGTGGAAATCGAGGCGAACGAGCGCCTGAAAGGCACGCTGCGTGACCTGAACCTCACGGGCCGTTTCGGGGTGCAGGTGATCGCCATGAGCCGCGCCGGGAAGATCGAGGTCACTCCCGGCGCCGAGGACGAACTGCGCCCGCACGACAAACTGGTCCTGATCGGCACGACCCACGCGCTGGACGAACTGCGCCGCTACCTGGGCGAGTAA
- a CDS encoding methyltransferase domain-containing protein: MPRPARTDRASPYGRKTSRPKVDHRTRAPAREYELEALAGLEHVATTELDTVPLARDIRGPRFWYPGDPERLTRLKSVTAVYRVQGWDVPRPRGLLGHQQLGELTAFLKEVIAVGGHTSFRIGAAGRESSVMQRIAEELQTALQLPHEPETGELLIRILPQQQGEGWDVLARITRRPLSARAWRECNMSGGLNATIAYAAHKLAGQRDNDRIFNPMSGSGTLLIERALMGPYDALVGVDINPDAVTCAQTNIRAAGRDIEVAAIDALHTGLPARSFDLVMADLPWGDAIGTHGGNEALYPAFLKEMHRLTSQRGRLCVITHEIRLFERVMADQQKWNAHELFQVASGGHNPKAYLLSKR, encoded by the coding sequence ATGCCCAGACCTGCCCGCACAGACCGCGCCTCGCCCTACGGGCGGAAAACCAGCCGACCCAAGGTCGATCACCGCACCCGCGCCCCGGCGCGGGAGTACGAACTCGAGGCGCTGGCCGGCCTGGAGCACGTGGCCACCACCGAACTGGACACCGTGCCGCTGGCCCGTGACATTCGCGGCCCGCGCTTCTGGTACCCCGGCGACCCGGAACGCCTGACCCGCCTGAAAAGCGTGACCGCCGTGTACCGCGTGCAGGGCTGGGACGTTCCCCGCCCACGCGGCCTGCTGGGCCACCAGCAACTCGGGGAACTGACCGCCTTCCTGAAAGAAGTCATCGCGGTCGGCGGGCACACCTCCTTCCGTATCGGCGCGGCCGGACGGGAAAGCAGCGTCATGCAGCGCATCGCCGAGGAACTCCAGACGGCGCTGCAACTGCCGCACGAACCCGAAACCGGCGAACTCCTGATCCGCATCCTGCCGCAGCAGCAGGGTGAAGGCTGGGACGTGCTGGCCCGCATCACCCGCCGCCCCCTGAGTGCCCGCGCGTGGCGCGAGTGCAACATGTCCGGCGGCCTGAACGCCACCATCGCCTACGCCGCCCACAAACTCGCCGGGCAGCGCGACAACGACCGCATCTTCAACCCCATGAGCGGCAGCGGCACCCTCCTGATCGAACGCGCCCTGATGGGCCCCTACGACGCCCTGGTCGGCGTGGACATCAACCCCGACGCCGTCACGTGCGCCCAGACGAACATCCGCGCCGCCGGACGCGACATCGAGGTGGCCGCCATCGACGCCCTGCACACCGGCCTGCCTGCCCGCTCGTTCGACCTGGTCATGGCCGACCTGCCGTGGGGCGACGCCATCGGCACGCACGGCGGCAACGAGGCCCTGTACCCCGCCTTCCTGAAAGAAATGCACCGCCTGACCAGCCAGCGCGGCCGCCTGTGCGTCATCACGCACGAAATCCGCCTGTTCGAACGCGTCATGGCCGACCAGCAGAAATGGAACGCTCACGAACTCTTCCAGGTCGCCAGTGGCGGCCACAATCCCAAGGCGTACCTGCTCAGCAAGCGCTGA
- a CDS encoding phosphotransferase family protein, whose translation MPDLPDLTPAELTAFAQQFGLEPSLTRLPSVGIVNRVYRARRAGQNVVLRVPMPGDEEDTLTESVAVPAAVRAGVRTPELLVFDDSRAVLDAPVTVYAFAAGRSLDGLDWGYGDPRLSRAWREAGRALAYLHAGVQEVPDPHGRLEVIRPPDPARTRQRVLEAGRLSVTETIWATDLTARLLSENPPPARPAFLHNDLHAGNLMVLPDGSLGALIDWGDAGWGDPVLDLSYSGPLAAPDLLAGYEEVTVLGVGGRLRLLACLLDNATRYLTRQPEAHEDSELWYTRPATALMQLLRVSPRVPEWQEALVGRR comes from the coding sequence GTGCCTGACCTTCCTGACCTGACCCCTGCCGAGTTGACGGCCTTCGCGCAGCAGTTCGGTCTGGAGCCGTCCCTGACGCGCCTGCCGAGCGTGGGGATCGTGAACCGCGTGTACCGCGCCCGCCGGGCCGGGCAGAACGTGGTGCTGCGCGTGCCCATGCCCGGCGACGAGGAGGACACCCTGACCGAGAGCGTGGCCGTCCCGGCGGCGGTGCGGGCGGGGGTGCGCACGCCGGAACTGCTGGTGTTCGACGACAGCCGCGCCGTGCTGGACGCCCCGGTGACGGTGTACGCCTTCGCGGCGGGCCGCAGTCTGGACGGGCTGGACTGGGGATACGGGGACCCGCGCCTGTCCCGCGCGTGGCGGGAAGCGGGCCGGGCGCTGGCGTACCTGCACGCCGGGGTGCAGGAGGTCCCGGACCCGCACGGGCGGCTGGAGGTGATCCGCCCGCCCGACCCGGCGCGCACGCGGCAGCGGGTGCTGGAGGCCGGGCGGCTGAGCGTGACGGAAACCATCTGGGCGACGGACCTGACCGCGCGCCTGCTGAGCGAGAACCCGCCGCCCGCGCGGCCCGCGTTCCTGCATAACGACCTGCACGCCGGGAACCTGATGGTCCTGCCGGACGGGTCGCTCGGCGCCCTGATCGACTGGGGGGACGCCGGGTGGGGCGACCCGGTCCTGGACCTGAGTTACTCCGGGCCACTGGCCGCGCCGGACCTGCTGGCCGGGTACGAGGAGGTCACGGTCCTGGGCGTGGGCGGCCGCCTGCGTCTGCTGGCCTGCCTGCTGGACAACGCCACCCGTTACCTGACGCGGCAGCCGGAGGCGCACGAGGACAGTGAGTTGTGGTACACGCGTCCGGCCACGGCGCTGATGCAGCTTCTGCGCGTCAGTCCGCGCGTGCCGGAGTGGCAGGAGGCGCTGGTGGGCCGCCGCTGA
- a CDS encoding ABC transporter substrate-binding protein yields MRSLARLLTLTLLLPASAQAAPVRVEFWHAMTGVKDTVAAYARDFNRSQSTYEVVPVAQGNYRELLPKLQAAIKSGRAPALAQLEFTQFPALAAAGQLTDLTRTVDALPAALRNDFYPAVWRAGEMGGRTYGLPWNVSVPVLMFNARILENAEQKVPDTWADLERVSRALATGGRRPLVVAADAWTFEANVLSRGGTLSSGQEPRLNSPDATEALTQLARMSAAAQAQPRTLNEATRAAIDFARGQNVFVLASVANWTDARKLPLFKLGVAPFPCEKVGACTVPLGGATLAVPAGTPAAEQAGAAAFWQYLSAPDRLASWVQATAYAPPRRAAVPLLEGWYAKNPQLRAAHAQMNRAVPRPTTPSYAAWTALLETAIQKATSGKMSARAALDEAQTQAQR; encoded by the coding sequence ATGCGCTCCCTGGCCCGCCTGCTGACCCTGACCCTGCTGCTCCCGGCCTCCGCGCAGGCCGCGCCGGTCCGCGTGGAATTCTGGCACGCCATGACCGGCGTGAAAGACACCGTCGCCGCCTACGCCCGCGACTTCAACCGCTCGCAGAGCACCTACGAGGTTGTGCCGGTCGCGCAGGGCAACTACCGCGAACTGCTGCCCAAACTCCAGGCGGCCATCAAGAGCGGCCGCGCGCCCGCCCTGGCGCAACTGGAATTCACGCAGTTCCCCGCGCTGGCCGCCGCCGGGCAACTGACGGACCTGACCCGCACCGTGGACGCCCTGCCCGCCGCCCTGAGAAACGACTTCTACCCGGCCGTGTGGCGCGCCGGCGAGATGGGCGGCCGCACCTACGGCCTGCCCTGGAACGTCAGCGTTCCGGTCCTGATGTTCAACGCCCGCATCCTGGAAAACGCCGAACAGAAGGTCCCGGACACCTGGGCGGACCTGGAACGCGTCAGCCGCGCCCTCGCCACGGGCGGCCGCCGACCCCTGGTGGTCGCCGCCGACGCCTGGACCTTCGAGGCGAACGTCCTGTCACGCGGCGGGACGCTCAGCAGCGGCCAGGAGCCCCGCCTGAACAGCCCGGACGCTACCGAGGCTCTCACGCAACTGGCCCGCATGAGCGCCGCTGCTCAGGCGCAGCCCCGCACCCTGAACGAGGCCACCCGCGCCGCCATCGACTTCGCGCGTGGCCAGAACGTGTTCGTGCTCGCCAGCGTCGCCAACTGGACCGACGCGCGCAAACTCCCGCTGTTCAAGCTGGGCGTCGCGCCGTTCCCCTGCGAGAAGGTCGGCGCGTGCACCGTCCCGCTGGGCGGCGCGACCCTGGCTGTCCCGGCCGGCACCCCCGCCGCCGAGCAGGCCGGAGCCGCCGCGTTCTGGCAGTACCTGAGTGCCCCAGACCGACTGGCCAGCTGGGTGCAGGCCACCGCCTACGCCCCCCCCCGCCGCGCCGCCGTGCCCCTGCTTGAAGGCTGGTACGCGAAGAACCCGCAGCTGCGCGCCGCGCACGCCCAGATGAACCGCGCCGTACCGCGCCCCACCACGCCCTCCTACGCCGCCTGGACGGCCCTGCTGGAAACCGCCATCCAGAAGGCCACCAGCGGAAAGATGAGCGCCAGGGCCGCGCTCGACGAGGCCCAGACGCAGGCGCAGCGCTGA
- a CDS encoding Gfo/Idh/MocA family protein — translation MTEPAFRWGLLGAARIARALIPAIREAGGEVAFVGVRDPQSARAQAFAQEWGVRVAGTYDDLITADVHAVYNPLPNDAHLPWTLAALRAGKHVLTEKPLTLNAAEAQQLADAAAQTGGTLLEAFAYRFQPHILRIVELVRGGTLGEVRSVHGAFGFHMTNPDDFRWNAAQGGGALFDVGTYPVNLMRLLLGEPQAVTAAARWTPAGAQAGTGDIDVALSGTLDFGGALGSLDCAFDWTDPSFSRLTVVGTLGTLDVPRVYHSHTHEPVTLHLNVGGQESHEEFPPSNGYARMVAHFQRTARGQEAALYPPADAVAQARVLDALYASARTGARVTLTPDA, via the coding sequence ATGACTGAACCTGCGTTCCGCTGGGGGCTGCTGGGCGCCGCCCGCATTGCCCGCGCCCTGATTCCCGCGATCCGCGAGGCGGGCGGTGAGGTGGCGTTCGTGGGTGTGCGTGACCCTCAATCGGCGCGGGCGCAGGCGTTCGCGCAGGAGTGGGGCGTCAGGGTCGCCGGAACGTACGACGACCTGATCACAGCCGACGTGCACGCCGTGTACAACCCCCTGCCGAACGACGCGCACCTGCCCTGGACGCTGGCGGCGCTGCGGGCCGGGAAGCACGTCCTGACCGAGAAGCCCTTGACCCTGAACGCCGCCGAGGCGCAGCAACTCGCGGACGCGGCGGCCCAGACGGGCGGCACGCTGCTCGAAGCCTTCGCGTACCGCTTCCAGCCGCACATCCTGCGGATCGTGGAACTCGTGCGGGGCGGCACGCTGGGCGAGGTGCGGTCCGTGCACGGCGCGTTCGGCTTCCACATGACCAACCCGGACGACTTCCGCTGGAACGCCGCGCAGGGCGGCGGGGCGCTGTTCGACGTGGGCACCTACCCCGTGAACCTGATGCGCCTGCTGCTGGGCGAACCGCAGGCCGTGACCGCCGCCGCCCGCTGGACCCCCGCCGGGGCGCAGGCCGGAACGGGCGACATCGACGTGGCCCTCAGCGGCACGCTGGATTTCGGCGGTGCGCTGGGCAGCCTGGATTGCGCGTTCGACTGGACGGACCCCAGCTTCAGCCGCCTGACGGTCGTGGGAACGCTCGGCACGCTGGACGTGCCCCGTGTGTATCACAGCCACACGCACGAGCCCGTGACGCTGCACCTGAACGTGGGCGGCCAGGAAAGCCACGAGGAATTCCCGCCGTCCAACGGGTACGCGCGCATGGTCGCGCACTTCCAGCGCACGGCACGCGGACAGGAAGCGGCGCTGTACCCTCCCGCCGACGCCGTCGCGCAGGCGCGCGTGCTGGACGCCCTGTACGCCTCGGCCCGCACGGGAGCGCGCGTGACCCTGACGCCGGACGCCTGA
- a CDS encoding quinate 5-dehydrogenase, giving the protein MTDPLQGWQPAPAGHKHVVSVSLGSSARNARETATVLGQPFIIERIGTDGDARKMAAMFQALDGRVDAFGLGGADLYLLAGGKRYTFTNVRKLVAGARITPVLDGSGLKNTLERDAIAQLDPVLNWRTQKVLMVSAVDRFGMAEALAEQGADIVFGDIVFGLNIDRPLRSLASLRRVAGLILPVITKLPQDWFYPTGAKQETSVQGNGTKYYAWADVIAGDTHYAKRYAPQDLSGKTILTQTITAADREWMKTRGVKRLITTTPRMGSRNFATNVLEAMFVALSGKREALTGPEYLEYIRQVGFRPEINEL; this is encoded by the coding sequence ATGACCGATCCCCTCCAGGGCTGGCAGCCCGCGCCCGCCGGGCACAAGCACGTCGTCAGCGTCAGCCTGGGCAGCAGCGCCCGCAACGCCCGCGAAACCGCCACCGTGCTCGGCCAGCCCTTCATCATCGAACGGATCGGCACGGACGGCGACGCCCGCAAGATGGCCGCCATGTTCCAGGCGCTCGACGGCCGCGTGGACGCCTTCGGGCTGGGCGGCGCGGACCTGTACCTGCTGGCCGGCGGGAAACGCTACACGTTCACGAACGTCCGTAAGCTGGTCGCCGGGGCGCGCATCACCCCGGTGCTGGACGGCAGCGGCCTGAAAAACACCCTGGAACGCGACGCCATCGCGCAGCTGGACCCGGTCCTGAACTGGCGCACGCAGAAGGTCCTGATGGTCTCCGCCGTGGACCGCTTCGGCATGGCCGAGGCCCTCGCCGAACAGGGCGCCGACATCGTGTTCGGGGACATCGTGTTCGGCCTGAACATCGACCGGCCCCTGCGCTCGCTGGCGTCCCTGCGGCGCGTGGCGGGCCTGATCCTGCCCGTCATCACCAAACTCCCGCAGGACTGGTTCTACCCGACCGGCGCCAAGCAGGAGACCAGCGTGCAGGGCAACGGCACCAAGTACTACGCCTGGGCGGACGTGATCGCCGGGGACACCCACTACGCCAAACGCTACGCCCCGCAGGACCTCAGCGGAAAGACGATCCTCACGCAGACCATCACCGCCGCCGACCGCGAGTGGATGAAGACGCGCGGCGTGAAACGCCTGATCACCACCACGCCCCGCATGGGCAGCCGCAACTTCGCCACGAACGTCCTGGAAGCCATGTTCGTCGCCCTGAGCGGCAAACGCGAGGCCCTGACCGGCCCCGAGTACCTGGAGTACATCCGGCAGGTCGGATTCAGACCCGAAATCAACGAGCTGTAA
- a CDS encoding sensor domain-containing diguanylate cyclase → MALWSDRQNSEQALKTQAQSSLEQLVRVTSDNVRSYLQSASQIVKVNRANMGSGLISADDPSGQLLNFQALLDSVPQLNGVLVGHADGRFVFARRDGPGNTERFTRVIEVRPERRVLTSTYNQTGTLTSQSSEANDYDPRARPWYVLAQQKPGEVVWTDPYIFASSGQPGVTVASSLTGPGGPFVIGADVQLRQLADFLTGVQISANGRAFITDGSGHAIATSRAWPGEPGTGVPLLSEVADPALRALLDDNGLPATREGTRWYTVNGQQFAAVLRPVEVQPGVNWMVGVYAPTTDFTAGLNGSRSPLLFVLLVSLGGSLLAWPIVLRATRPLAELQRQATTDYLTGLPNRASFMAQLNETLRDPPGSAALGVAMFDLDGFKQVNDTFGHHTGDEVLHAVGARMLAALRVGDTLGRLGGDEFALLIQANSREEVRLRVEGVLDAIARRPIIVDGISHALASTAGLAFHDTDTRTTHPTEPRPENSAQLIARADTALIRGKRREKGRVWVEGEVTMPTLFR, encoded by the coding sequence GTGGCCCTGTGGAGCGACCGGCAGAACTCCGAGCAGGCCCTGAAGACGCAGGCGCAGTCGTCGCTGGAGCAACTGGTGCGGGTCACGTCCGACAACGTCCGCAGTTACCTGCAGAGCGCCTCGCAGATCGTGAAGGTCAACCGCGCGAACATGGGCAGCGGCCTGATCAGCGCCGACGACCCCAGCGGGCAACTCCTGAACTTTCAGGCGCTGCTGGACAGCGTGCCGCAACTGAACGGCGTGCTCGTGGGTCACGCGGACGGCCGCTTCGTGTTCGCCCGGCGCGACGGTCCCGGCAACACCGAACGCTTCACCCGCGTGATCGAGGTCCGGCCGGAACGGCGCGTCCTGACCAGTACGTACAACCAGACCGGTACGCTGACCAGTCAGTCCAGCGAAGCGAACGACTACGACCCGCGCGCGCGGCCCTGGTACGTGCTGGCGCAGCAGAAGCCCGGCGAGGTCGTGTGGACCGACCCGTACATCTTCGCGTCGTCCGGGCAGCCCGGCGTGACCGTCGCGTCCTCACTGACCGGGCCGGGCGGGCCGTTCGTGATCGGCGCGGACGTGCAACTGCGGCAACTCGCGGACTTCCTGACCGGCGTGCAGATCAGCGCCAACGGCCGCGCGTTCATCACCGACGGCAGCGGGCACGCCATCGCCACCTCCCGCGCGTGGCCCGGCGAGCCCGGCACCGGCGTCCCGCTCCTCTCGGAAGTCGCGGACCCGGCGCTGCGCGCCCTGCTGGACGACAACGGCCTGCCCGCCACGCGTGAGGGCACGCGCTGGTACACCGTGAACGGCCAGCAGTTCGCGGCCGTCCTGCGGCCCGTCGAGGTGCAGCCCGGCGTGAACTGGATGGTCGGCGTGTACGCCCCCACCACCGACTTCACTGCCGGACTGAACGGCTCGCGCAGTCCGCTGCTGTTCGTGCTGCTGGTCAGCCTGGGCGGCAGCCTGCTCGCGTGGCCCATCGTGCTGCGCGCCACGCGCCCCCTGGCCGAACTGCAACGCCAGGCGACCACCGACTACCTGACCGGGCTGCCCAACCGCGCCAGTTTCATGGCGCAACTGAACGAAACGCTGCGCGACCCGCCCGGCAGCGCAGCGCTGGGCGTCGCCATGTTCGACCTGGACGGCTTCAAGCAGGTGAACGACACCTTCGGCCACCACACCGGGGACGAGGTACTGCACGCGGTGGGCGCGCGCATGCTGGCCGCGCTGCGCGTCGGGGACACCCTGGGCCGCCTGGGCGGGGACGAGTTCGCGCTGCTGATCCAGGCGAACTCCCGCGAGGAAGTCCGCCTGCGCGTCGAGGGCGTACTGGACGCCATCGCCCGCCGGCCCATCATCGTGGACGGCATCTCGCACGCACTGGCCTCCACCGCCGGACTCGCCTTCCACGACACGGACACCCGCACCACCCACCCCACCGAACCCCGCCCCGAGAACAGCGCCCAGCTGATCGCCCGCGCTGACACCGCCCTGATCCGCGGCAAACGCCGCGAGAAAGGCCGCGTGTGGGTCGAAGGTGAGGTCACCATGCCCACCCTGTTCAGGTAA
- a CDS encoding TrkH family potassium uptake protein: MTRPPPSRPPAGPSDAARTVRRKTLYSRLSPPQLIALSFLLAILVGGVLLALPVTHGLNEDGTRRSVNFLQALFTSTSALCVTGLNVIDPAKDFNRLGQVIIMLLIQLGGLGIITFGTSFALLSRRRVNFTERMRVAQQVGALNAGGVLSLIRSIFLYTFLIELVGAALLAFRFVPLEGWGRGLFYALFHSISAFNNAGFALYSNNLMNFVADPLVSIVVALLIILGGTGFLVQLNVVAHLMNPRRNRLAVHSKLVLTMMTVLLVVGTLTYLIFEWNNPATLGPLGFGAKLLASFFQSVTTRTAGFNTLDYGAMGLTTLFISIILMFIGANPGGTGGGIKTSTFYVMMASAWSMVRGRRDATLFHRRIDTDTILRAMTVGLLSIGLVNMMFILLLALNTRADVRFVNLFFEAVSAFGTVGLSMNTTPLLNPDQHIVLIILMFLGRIGPLTFAVAFSRSGSGDLVRYPAEKDILIG; the protein is encoded by the coding sequence ATGACCCGCCCACCCCCGAGCCGTCCCCCTGCAGGTCCATCCGACGCGGCGCGCACTGTTCGCCGCAAGACGCTGTATTCACGCCTGAGTCCGCCGCAGCTGATCGCGCTGTCGTTCCTGCTGGCCATTCTGGTGGGCGGCGTCCTGCTGGCCCTGCCGGTGACCCACGGTCTGAACGAGGACGGCACGCGCCGCTCCGTGAATTTCCTGCAGGCGCTGTTCACATCGACCAGCGCGCTGTGCGTGACGGGCCTGAACGTCATCGATCCCGCCAAGGACTTCAACCGGTTGGGGCAGGTGATCATCATGCTGCTGATCCAGCTGGGCGGGCTGGGCATCATCACGTTCGGCACGTCGTTCGCGCTGCTGTCGCGCCGCCGCGTGAACTTCACCGAGCGGATGCGGGTGGCGCAGCAGGTGGGCGCGCTGAACGCGGGTGGCGTGCTGTCACTGATTCGCAGCATCTTCCTGTACACCTTCCTGATCGAACTGGTCGGCGCGGCGCTGCTGGCGTTCCGGTTCGTGCCGCTGGAAGGCTGGGGGCGGGGACTCTTCTACGCGCTGTTCCACTCGATCAGTGCGTTTAACAACGCGGGCTTCGCGCTGTACAGCAACAACCTGATGAACTTCGTGGCGGACCCGCTGGTGAGTATCGTGGTGGCGCTGCTGATCATCCTGGGCGGCACAGGCTTCCTGGTGCAGCTGAACGTGGTCGCGCACCTGATGAACCCGCGCCGCAACCGGCTGGCGGTGCACAGCAAACTGGTGCTGACCATGATGACGGTCCTGCTGGTGGTCGGCACCCTGACGTACCTGATCTTCGAGTGGAACAACCCGGCCACGCTGGGCCCGCTGGGCTTCGGCGCGAAACTGCTGGCCAGCTTCTTTCAGAGCGTCACGACCCGCACCGCCGGCTTCAACACGCTGGATTACGGCGCGATGGGCCTCACGACGCTGTTCATCAGTATCATCCTGATGTTCATCGGCGCGAACCCTGGCGGGACCGGGGGCGGCATCAAGACCAGCACCTTCTACGTCATGATGGCCAGCGCCTGGAGTATGGTGCGCGGCCGGCGCGACGCGACGCTGTTCCACCGCCGCATCGACACCGACACGATCCTGCGGGCCATGACGGTGGGCCTGCTGAGTATCGGGCTGGTGAACATGATGTTCATCCTGCTGCTGGCCCTCAATACCCGCGCGGACGTACGCTTCGTGAACCTGTTCTTCGAGGCGGTCAGCGCCTTCGGCACGGTGGGCCTGAGCATGAACACCACGCCGCTGCTGAACCCCGACCAGCACATCGTGCTGATCATCCTGATGTTCCTGGGGCGCATCGGGCCGCTGACGTTCGCCGTGGCGTTCAGCCGTTCGGGCTCCGGGGACCTGGTCCGCTACCCGGCCGAGAAGGACATCCTGATCGGCTGA